Within Candidatus Cloacimonadaceae bacterium, the genomic segment AAACTTTTTTTCAAACTCATAATTCTTCAAATGCAATGCTTTTACCAGCATTCCGAGCCTTGTTCCGATGTCTTCTGCCTTCATTTCTCCCCCTTTGGGGCATCTTTAGTCTTGACACTGCCCCTATAGGTATTATTGTGTATCTGTGAACAATGTAAATGCCCAGTCAGTTCACGTCAAGAACTAAATTTTATAGTGTGTTTATGCGGCGGATTTTTCCGGCGGTCTCAGAAGTTTTTCAAGTAGTGCCGGAAACGGCAGAAAGGACTTCCCAAGTTATTGCAGGTCAGTTAGGTAGAGACCAACAATAATATGATGGAGGCGCTTATGAAAGCGACTACTTACGAGACCGGAGAAAAGGTGGTGAAGACAGACCACTGTGACAATTACGGCACTGCGACAATTGTCACAGTGCTTTCCATTCGGGAAGATACACCGCTAATGCTGATTACCAAACGCTTTGAGCAGTGTGACAATAAAAATCGGCGCTCAATTGTCACAGTGGTGCCAAAACAAACGACCACTGCGACAATTAGAAAACCGGTAATTGTCACAGTGCTCTTAGCAGCAACTAAAGATTATTCGAAGAGGCTGAAAATGAGCAGACGCAAGATCAAGGCGGTCTGGTTGACCGTCGAGCGAGTGGCAGAGTTGATGAACTGTTCCACCCGGACAGTATGGAGATACGTAAACAGCCATCAGATCAAAGTACATAAACAGCAGATTCAGTTAGGCAGCAGCAAGGTGATCAAGTCCTTCCTGCTGACCGAGACTGATATCCTAATGAAGGAGATGGCTGATTGTGAGCTTAAGGGTATAATACCCGGCAAGTTCATTGAGAAGTCTATCGAGGTGGATGGTAAGAATCTGAACAGTGCTTTGATCTATCAATATGCAGAAAATATATCAAAGGAGGGAGGCTACTATGGAGCCCTATGATTTTACGATAGAGGAATATGGAAAGTGGCTGGATGAGGAAGTTCCTAATCGAAAACGCATGCCCTTACTCTGCGACATGCATATCCGACCGGGTAGAAAACCCAAAAGCGCAGTCATACCTGTTACAATCAAAGAAGATGATGCTGAGGTAGTGGAATCTGAGCCTGATGAGCAATTGCAACCGGATATTCATTCAACTCAGATCATCCCGGCTGCTTCGGTACAGATCATACCCAATGACCTATTCATCGACTTCAGTCCGGATGATCAGATCTTCACCAAGTACGATGGCGAGGCGAAGTTGTATGGACACTTATGCAATGTCATCCTCAATCGCCTGGCAGACT encodes:
- a CDS encoding helix-turn-helix domain-containing protein, with the translated sequence MKATTYETGEKVVKTDHCDNYGTATIVTVLSIREDTPLMLITKRFEQCDNKNRRSIVTVVPKQTTTATIRKPVIVTVLLAATKDYSKRLKMSRRKIKAVWLTVERVAELMNCSTRTVWRYVNSHQIKVHKQQIQLGSSKVIKSFLLTETDILMKEMADCELKGIIPGKFIEKSIEVDGKNLNSALIYQYAENISKEGGYYGAL